One genomic segment of uncultured Fibrobacter sp. includes these proteins:
- a CDS encoding sialate O-acetylesterase, with translation MKKILLGAAFAMALSQVNAAPDPNFHIYLAFGQSNMEGQGDIGQQDKSVDDRFQVLWAADNGSCSGKTKGKWSTAVPPLAHCQGAKLGPTDYFGRTMVEKTDTQIKVGVIVVAVAGCSIKLFDKDSYANYARTQQSWMTQRINDYGGNPYGRLIEMAKKAQEDGVIKGIIFHQGETDAGDGNWPSAVKKVYDNIIKDLGLENDIPFLAGEVLRSGVSAGANNNIAKLPQQSKNFYVVSSEGFNQALGDGQNVHFTSQEYRDFGKRYAEKMIEVLGDNLKPVAEESSSSVAESSSSEAASSSSVASSASIASSSGTAPESSSDAGTGIAQVEHFVGGSLSVNKAGNVQLSLAKATQLTVKVYSSLGKEVLDLSGNYAGTNTLMLEGRLPAGRYVVSAQGEGFKAVKAVMVK, from the coding sequence ATGAAAAAAATTCTTTTGGGAGCAGCATTCGCAATGGCTCTTTCTCAAGTAAACGCCGCACCGGACCCGAATTTCCATATTTACTTGGCCTTTGGCCAGTCCAATATGGAAGGCCAGGGCGATATCGGACAACAAGACAAGTCTGTCGACGACCGATTCCAGGTTCTCTGGGCGGCCGATAACGGCTCCTGTTCCGGGAAGACTAAGGGCAAATGGTCTACTGCCGTGCCTCCGTTGGCGCACTGCCAAGGTGCAAAGCTTGGCCCCACGGACTATTTTGGTCGTACTATGGTCGAAAAGACGGACACCCAGATCAAGGTGGGCGTCATCGTGGTGGCTGTTGCAGGATGCAGCATCAAGCTGTTCGACAAGGACTCCTACGCAAATTATGCTAGAACACAGCAGAGCTGGATGACCCAGCGCATTAACGATTATGGCGGCAACCCTTATGGTCGCCTGATTGAGATGGCCAAGAAGGCTCAAGAAGACGGTGTCATCAAGGGCATTATCTTCCACCAGGGCGAAACCGATGCCGGTGACGGCAATTGGCCTTCTGCGGTCAAGAAGGTCTACGACAACATTATCAAGGATTTAGGCCTCGAAAACGACATTCCGTTCCTTGCGGGCGAAGTGCTGCGCAGCGGTGTGAGTGCCGGCGCGAACAACAACATCGCAAAGCTCCCGCAGCAGTCCAAGAACTTCTACGTGGTGTCTTCCGAAGGGTTCAACCAGGCTTTGGGCGATGGCCAGAACGTGCACTTTACCTCGCAGGAATACCGCGACTTCGGTAAGCGTTACGCTGAAAAGATGATCGAAGTGTTAGGCGACAACCTCAAACCTGTCGCCGAAGAATCGAGCAGTAGCGTGGCCGAATCCAGCAGCAGCGAAGCAGCCAGCTCTTCGAGCGTCGCCTCAAGCGCAAGCATCGCCTCTAGCTCGGGCACGGCGCCGGAATCGTCGTCGGATGCTGGTACGGGCATTGCGCAGGTGGAACACTTTGTAGGCGGCTCTCTTTCGGTGAACAAAGCCGGCAACGTGCAGTTGAGCCTTGCCAAGGCAACGCAGCTCACCGTCAAGGTTTACTCTAGCCTCGGCAAGGAAGTGCTGGATTTGAGCGGCAACTACGCCGGAACCAACACTTTGATGCTTGAGGGCAGACTCCCGGCCGGGCGCTACGTAGTAAGTGCCCAGGGCGAGGGATTCAAGGCCGTTAAGGCTGTAATGGTAAAATAG